Sequence from the Gadus chalcogrammus isolate NIFS_2021 chromosome 21, NIFS_Gcha_1.0, whole genome shotgun sequence genome:
GGCTTGATAGCTCTCGCAGCAAAGCACTAACCATTTGTATAGTTCCTCCAGGTATGTCATAACCAGCGATGGTAATGTCTGATGACACCTCACGAGACAATCCCGGAGCACTGGGGTACAACCTCAGAGTCTCCTTCAGTACCTGGAAGAATACTCATCATTTACAGAACCCTACTGACCTCTAAATCAACCTTGTGCTTAAATGGGAGACTAATACGTTGAAGTGGAAAAATGATATGTTCACAACGTAAAGAAACATCAAGattctttgtttttattttgttgtatttaCTCTTTCCAATTTCCACATACAGATTTGAAGCTGCGTCGCTACTAACGTGTGCTCAAGAAAGGTGTATAATGGGCCTTCAGATTGATTATGGGATGTACCTGTGAGAGGTAGGTCAGCTCTCCCAAATCATCATAGCTAATCTCCTGCTTCATTCCAAGGACAGAATCCACCTCTTTCTGCGCTCTGGTGAACATAACAGGTTACAGGAATGTCTCCCGTCCATCTCCACGTTCAATAATTAAACACAACAGTTGGCTGCTTATTAGTCCTTGTGCGGCCTCTTACTTTTCCATGACGTCAGGGTTCCTTGCTAGTTCGGTGATGCAGAACGCCAGCTGACTGGCTGTTGTTTCCTGCCCTGAAAGTGAAAATATCTTATGTTTACAACTGGGAGCAGAAAAATAAGTTCAGTATAACCTGTGAACCGAATATGCACACTGGTTATAACTGTCTGTAGAACAgaaaatgaaatgtattttctGGCTCACCCGCGATGAGAAACGTCACAAAGTTGTCCAACATTAAGTCCTCATCCTCTTTGGTGATCTCCTCTTCTGCAATATAAAACGTAGACTATCCAATTATCTATCAATCAATATTCTTCAAGGACTTTGCCTTCTTGTGCTTCATATTGTCTTCACATATTTAGTCTTTCTATATAGCTAAGAGAAAAAACAAACGTAAACCTTAATTTCTGTATCTGCATGTGAATTTGGTTGGGATTATCTCTGAATTGGTAGATGTCACCACTTGTAACAGCCTCTTGCCTCTTGTTACAGATACTAGGAACTCGTAGTATAACAAGGGCGGTGTTACAGTTTTGTAATATTGTATTGGTATCGCAACCTTGTCCAGCTGATTTGATGATCTGAGTGAGGATGTCTTTGGGTACATCTTCGCCATTTTGGATGGCGGTTCTCCGTTTGGAGATCCAGGCTTCTCCTGTGGTCCGCAGAAGCTGGCacgcctccctcacctccttgaTGAACGGTTGGTTGTTTTGCTTGTACTGGAAGAGTTGGATATCCACATTTCAATCATATAAGAAAAACCTGATAATCAATTGCCATTTTATAACTAACACAGTTGCCTTTTAATGACCCTTCGTGCTTACACTTTGATAACACCTGTCACAAAGCTagtgttcaaatctaaaatataaCTTCCACACATAAAACAGGGATCCAAGGCCTCTACTTGCAGATGACCCTCACGCTCTGAGTGCTGCAACACAATATCTTCTTGCTTCCATTCACACATTTTGCCTTGTCCTAAaccttctcctgctctctgatTTGTGACTCTGATTGTACTCGAATCATGTATAAATGAGGCACTTCACAAAATAGCTGCTGAACATAGGCCCGTGTTACATACTTCTGAAATCCTTATAATTCGTAGTACCTGAAAGAATAAATCTCGGAGATTGGCGACCATGCCTTTCAGACAAGTCTCAATGGCTTTGGGGAACGGCGAGTCGTTGTTGACGAGGTCTAAATCCATTCCAAAGGCCACCTGCAtgttagcaaaaaaaaacagtaattAAACGTTGAGAATGTTTGGGAGGAAAAGCGTTGCTTAGCAATTGTTCTTTGAGCAGTGGAAAGTGTAACACCAGCGATATATAGTTAGTGAACTGTCACACAGGTATTGTTCGTTGGTAGTACCTTGGTGATGACATCTAGGGTCACACGGCTAAGCAACTGGTGCATCTTTGCTTCTTTTTTGCTGTCTGCTAACTTTGTGAGTTCATCCATGAGGTTTTCTGCCCTCTCGTTGAAGGTCCCCATCAGACCCCTGAGGTACCTGGAAGTGATACGAGAATCCGGCTGTGTCAGGACATTGTTGTCGTATAAACTCTGCGCGTATCCAGAGCACATGCGAATGCATCGAATACGTTTATTCAGTCTATTAGACTTGAGAGGAGTTTGCATTTATGTGTTTGATGCTATTATTGTGCTTGATTACATTTAACTCCATCTTCCTTTGACTCACAGAGTGCTGAAGGCCGGGTCCATGATCCTTCGTTGTTTATACCACTGCTCGTGGTTAGTAGCGGAAACCAAGCCACTCCCAAGGAACCTTGTGATACATGAATCGTGACAATTACATTAACACCAGTTGATGgagaataaaaatatatatacagtatatatatacataaaatagGCAAGCAATTTGAATCATACAATATTAAGACCACATAATgtcattataaaattgcattaATGCACAGCATACGTTGTGTTTGTATGATGTTTCCATTAACCTACCTCACTCCAAAAAGATTAAAAAGCCGTGAGTACAAAAGTTTATCTTTTGGGTACTTAGGGGACATCAAGATCTCCTAAAATCAgagttcaagttttttttttacctctgtATCCTATTGTAAGCAACGCTTTCTTATTGAACTGagttgtgcacacacacgggggATTCACACTCTGGTATTTTACCTTAGTAGCCTCCGGACAAGTCACACCAATAATAACCATATGAAGGCTATTTATCCTATACACTGGCCCGTACATTtctgacctgaaaaaaaaaaaaaatttgagaAAGCATGATATAAGCAAGATGTATGTACAAAGGTCAACTCGCCTATTGTCTGCACTACCGCCCAAATAGATCTAAGAATATTAACTCTTCCTTATGCCTACCACTGCAGGAATTTGTCGTGGAGATTTCTCCCACTTCGTGTTTCCTCTATCATGGTTGGTGCATGCCCGAAGAGAAAACTGCAATAATCAAAGTAATGTGGTTAATCTTGTTTTACTAAACGAGTACACGAAAATAATTGGAGCGCTCTTACCTGTCTCTCGGTGGCCCAGGGATATGATCATATTTCATGTGAATGTATTTAACATATAAACAATATCCAAGGAACGCGGATGCAATCAGTAGGAGTATACACAATATCGCAAAACCGAACCAGTATGAGAACAGGTAAAATGCACCCATTATAACAAATGTTTTACTGGTTTTACTGAAGTGAGAAAACTCTTCCTGACTGCTCGCTATGGAGGAGGTCTCTCCAAGTTCCACAGGTCACTTCCTATATTATCGTTCGCTCACCTTTAcctttatatttaatattaacTTCTATTCAATCACTGTTCAATGCCAAAACATGCACAGTAGGACTGTACTATACTGTCATGTGCCATTAGAATCCATAGCCAGATTCCAACTTTAATAAATTGTGCTCTTGGATGTGTTTTGAGAAATAATAATAGGCAAGTAAAACAGCGCACtttaaaacaacaataaaattgGGGCTAATTAGGATTAATCATTAAAATCAATAGACATATAACACAaagtaaagaaagaaagtaatACATATTTTACATTCATATACTACACAACTGTTTTGTATATGCATTGAGCCATATATATTCTACTATATACATCTAATGCTATtgtgaataattaattattattgtgaAT
This genomic interval carries:
- the LOC130374187 gene encoding cholesterol 24-hydroxylase-like isoform X1, producing MGAFYLFSYWFGFAILCILLLIASAFLGYCLYVKYIHMKYDHIPGPPRDSFLFGHAPTMIEETRSGRNLHDKFLQWSEMYGPVYRINSLHMVIIGVTCPEATKEILMSPKYPKDKLLYSRLFNLFGVRFLGSGLVSATNHEQWYKQRRIMDPAFSTLYLRGLMGTFNERAENLMDELTKLADSKKEAKMHQLLSRVTLDVITKVAFGMDLDLVNNDSPFPKAIETCLKGMVANLRDLFFQYKQNNQPFIKEVREACQLLRTTGEAWISKRRTAIQNGEDVPKDILTQIIKSAGQEEEITKEDEDLMLDNFVTFLIAGQETTASQLAFCITELARNPDVMEKAQKEVDSVLGMKQEISYDDLGELTYLSQVLKETLRLYPSAPGLSREVSSDITIAGYDIPGGTIQMFDTYVYGRMDKFFKDPLTFDPDRFHPDATKPYYCYFPFALGARSCLGQKFAQMEAKVVMAKLLQRFDFSLVPGQSFDILDTGTLRPKSGVVCNIKHRDQ
- the LOC130374187 gene encoding cholesterol 24-hydroxylase-like isoform X2, which gives rise to MIEETRSGRNLHDKFLQWSEMYGPVYRINSLHMVIIGVTCPEATKEILMSPKYPKDKLLYSRLFNLFGVRFLGSGLVSATNHEQWYKQRRIMDPAFSTLYLRGLMGTFNERAENLMDELTKLADSKKEAKMHQLLSRVTLDVITKVAFGMDLDLVNNDSPFPKAIETCLKGMVANLRDLFFQYKQNNQPFIKEVREACQLLRTTGEAWISKRRTAIQNGEDVPKDILTQIIKSAGQEEEITKEDEDLMLDNFVTFLIAGQETTASQLAFCITELARNPDVMEKAQKEVDSVLGMKQEISYDDLGELTYLSQVLKETLRLYPSAPGLSREVSSDITIAGYDIPGGTIQMFDTYVYGRMDKFFKDPLTFDPDRFHPDATKPYYCYFPFALGARSCLGQKFAQMEAKVVMAKLLQRFDFSLVPGQSFDILDTGTLRPKSGVVCNIKHRDQ